One Ensifer adhaerens genomic region harbors:
- a CDS encoding ABC transporter substrate-binding protein, which yields MKKRIAAAVLAIMAATAVSAQAAEKIKIGTEGAYPPFNFIDPAGKIGGFDVDIGLALCERMKVECEVVAQDWDGIIPGLIAKKYDLIIASMFITEERKKQVAFTNPYYLAAMTHAAPKGAGFTEFTNEALKGKVIGAQSGTTQAEYITATYPDAEIKLYPTQDEANLDMVNGRLDLQVGDMLPLLDWVTKNADGKACCELIGEPITDKKFVGEGVGIAVRQEDNDLRERLNKALDEIRADGTYKKINDKYFTIDVYTMK from the coding sequence ATGAAGAAGCGGATTGCAGCAGCAGTGCTCGCCATCATGGCGGCAACGGCCGTTTCGGCCCAGGCCGCCGAAAAGATCAAGATCGGCACGGAGGGCGCCTATCCGCCCTTCAACTTCATCGATCCGGCCGGCAAGATCGGCGGCTTCGACGTCGACATCGGATTAGCACTTTGCGAGCGCATGAAGGTCGAATGCGAAGTCGTCGCCCAGGACTGGGACGGCATCATTCCGGGTCTGATTGCCAAGAAATACGACCTGATCATCGCGTCGATGTTCATCACCGAGGAACGCAAGAAGCAGGTCGCCTTCACCAATCCCTACTACCTCGCAGCCATGACGCATGCGGCCCCGAAGGGTGCAGGCTTTACCGAGTTCACCAATGAGGCGCTCAAGGGCAAGGTGATCGGCGCACAGTCAGGCACCACCCAGGCCGAATACATCACCGCCACATACCCCGACGCGGAGATCAAGCTCTATCCGACGCAGGATGAGGCGAACCTCGACATGGTCAACGGTCGCCTCGACCTTCAGGTGGGCGACATGCTGCCGCTGCTCGACTGGGTGACGAAAAACGCCGATGGAAAGGCGTGTTGCGAACTGATCGGCGAGCCGATCACCGACAAGAAATTCGTCGGCGAAGGTGTCGGCATTGCCGTGCGCCAGGAGGACAACGACCTGCGCGAACGGCTGAACAAGGCGCTGGACGAAATCCGCGCCGACGGCACTTACAAGAAGATTAACGACAAGTACTTCACCATCGACGTCTATACGATGAAGTGA
- a CDS encoding VOC family protein, whose protein sequence is MAKAIHSMIRVLDEKRSIDFYRVAFGLEIAERLEFETFSLVYLSNEESEFELELTVNKDRTEPYALGDGYGHLAVSVDDLSAEHQRLTDAGLNPGKIVDFNRDGALLARFFFVVDPDGYKVEVLQRHGRYK, encoded by the coding sequence ATGGCCAAAGCGATCCATTCGATGATCCGTGTTCTCGACGAGAAGCGATCGATCGATTTCTATCGTGTGGCCTTTGGGCTAGAAATCGCCGAACGGTTGGAGTTCGAAACCTTCAGTCTGGTCTATCTCAGCAACGAGGAAAGCGAATTCGAGCTTGAGCTGACGGTCAACAAAGATCGGACCGAGCCCTATGCGCTCGGTGACGGCTATGGTCATCTGGCGGTGTCGGTCGACGACCTCAGCGCCGAGCACCAGCGGCTGACGGACGCTGGTCTCAATCCGGGCAAGATCGTCGACTTCAACCGCGATGGCGCGCTGCTTGCCCGGTTTTTCTTCGTGGTTGATCCCGACGGTTACAAGGTCGAAGTGCTGCAGCGCCACGGTCGCTACAAGTAG